GCCCGACGCGATGTAGTTGGCAGCGATTGCGGCGTTTGGCTTCTCGACGAATCTGGCCACCCGGTACGCGTCTGCGATCGAGCCTCCCTGCTCGATGTAGCCGTATCCGGTCTCAGGTGCGGTCGGTACGATCCCAAACGTGACGAGTCTGCCGGCGTCGGCATGGGGGATCGCTCGGGCCATCGCATCGAGGTAGGCATCGAGATCCTTGATCACGTGATCGGCCGGCATGACCAGCAGGATCGGATCGGTGCCGTCGGCGGTGGAGTAGAGAGCGGCAAGGGCCGTGGCCGGCGCCGTGTTACGTCCGACAGGTTCGATGATCAGTGTGGCTCCGGGTGCCTGTTCGCGAACGGTGGCTGCCTGGGCGGCGTTTGTCACGATGATCGGGGCGCCGGCGGCTTCGATCATGTTGGCGCGCTCGACGGTCTCCTGCAACATCGTCCGAGGGCTGACGAGGGCGGTGAACTGCTTGGGGCTGGTTCGTCGTGAAAGCGGCCAGAGCCGTGTTCCGGAACCGCCGGCCAGTATCACGGGGATGATCGGTCTGGTCATCGTGCCACCTCGGCGTCGGTGACGCCTTCCTGGGTTGCGAGCAACTCTACGAGTGTCTGGGCACGCTGGACGTCGACGTCCATGCGCATCGTGCCGCCCGTGTCCCCGTGCCGCCGAAAGCTGACATCTTCGGCAGAGGGGTCGATCTTAGTTGCGATCTTCCAAACCTTCGAGAAACTCGCTGCATCATCGAGAATCACCTCGACCGTGACGAGGTTCGTCCCAAGGCGCCGTCGCAGCCGGGCGTCGATGATCCGTAGGCCGAAGAGGACCAGGAGCACGACGGCGGTGGCGACGGTGGCCAGCAGCAGACTACCGACGCCGGCGGCCATCCCGATCGCCGCCACGGTCCACAGTCCTGCTGCCGTTGTGAGACCTCGAACGGTTGCGCCTTCCTTGAAGATCGCTCCTGCACCCAGAAAACCGATACCGGTCACGATCTGTGCGGCGATACGAGCGGGATCGGCGGTCGGGCCGAAGGCAGTGAGCGAAAGGAGCGTGAACAGAGCCGATCCGATGCCGACGAGCATGTGGGTACGAAATCCGGCCGCTTGGAGGCGGACTTCTCGCTCCAATCCGATGGCGCCCGAGAGTAACGCTGCGACCAGGAGCCGACCGGCATCACCGAAAACGACGAGATCCATGTCACTCTCCCTTGAAGTTGGGTGTACGGCGTTCCATGAGAGCGGTGAGGCCTTCTACGAAGTCGTCGGAGTTGAGGAACGCCGCGTTCCAGAGGGCCACGTAGTCCAGTGCTTCCTCGATCGGCCGGCTCGCGCCGGCGCGCAGAACATGCTTGATGCCACGGATCGTGAGTGGGGAATTGGCGGCGATCGACCCGGCGAGATCCTGTGCGGCCGTGAAGAGGGCATCGCTGTCCGCGTAGACATGGTTGACGAGACCGATGCGTTCGGCCTCGGCTGCCGTGACGTCCCGTCCGGTGTAGATGAGTTCGGCGGCATACCCGGCAGGGATGATCTTGGGGAGGCGTTGCATCGTGCCGACGTCCGCGATCATGCCGAGCCGGGTCTCACGTACCGAGAACAGGGCGTCTGCGGCGGCGAGGCGAATATCGGTGGCGGTGATGAGATCCACCCCCGCACCGATGCATGCACCGTGAATCGCGGCGATGACGGGCAGGGGACTGTCTGCGAATGCGGTGAACGATCTCTGAAGGCGTTTGATCTCGTGGTAGAGGTCGTGGCGACGTTTGACGTCGGTGCCGGGTGGGAACGAGGCCAGAGCGGTGATGTCGATCCCGGCGGTGAATGCGCGGCCCCGACCTGCGATGACGATCGCCCGGGTCTCTCCGTCGTCTCCGACGGCCTGGACGGCCTTGGGGATGTCGGTCCACATCGGCAGGTTCAGAGCGTTCAGCTTCTCTGGCCGGTTCAGCCAGATCGTTGCAACATGCTCTTTGCGCTCGATCTCGATAACGTCAGAATCCACAGCAGCAGATTAGGCGAGAGACAGGAGCCGATGATGCGATACCGGCAGTTGGGCAAGTGGGGGTTGAAGGTCTCGGAGATCTCGCTGGGCGCGTGGACGACCTACGGCGATTCCGTGAAGGACAAACAGTTGATCACCGAGATCACCAGGACCGCGTACGAGGGCGGTGTGAACTTCTTCGACAACGCCGACGTGTACGCACAGGGACAGGCCGAACGGGTGATGGGCGAGGTGCTGGCTGATTTTCCGCGACATACGCTGGTGATGTCATCGAAGGTGTACTGGTCGATGTCCGAGGACGTGAACGATCGGGGTCTATCCCGCAAGCATGTGAGGGAGTCGATCGTGAAGAGCCTGGGACGGCTTCGCACCGACTATCTGGATTTGTACTTCGCTCACCGCCACGACGATGCAGTGTCCATGGAGGAGATCGTTACCACGTTCAGCGGACTCGTCGACGAAGGCAAGGTGCTGTATTGGGGTACGTCGGAGTGGCCGGCGGCCAGGATCGCCGAGGCGGTCGCGTTCGCTCGCGGGAACGGTTTGCACCCGCCGGCGTGCGAGCAGCCGCAGTACTCGATGCTGTATCGGGAGCGGGTAGAGAGCGGGATCCTGCCCGAAGTGGAAGCGGCCGGGATGGGCATGGTCGTCTGGAGTCCGTTGGCCGGTGGGATGCTGACCGGCAAGTACGACGACGGTTTCCCCGAGGGGTCGCGGTATGCACGGGATGAAGAGTTGAAGGACTGGATGTACACCGAAGAGCGGCGCGAGAAGGCCAAGGCACTGAAACCGATCGCCGAGGAGATGGGATTGACCCGGTCCCAGCTTGCGCTGGCCTGGGTGCTGCGCCGGCCGTCGCTGACAAGCGCGATCACCGGCGCGACGAAGGTGTCGCAGATCGAGGAGAGCCTGGGCGCGAGTGGGGTCGAGATTCCGGCGGAGGTGCTGGAGAAGATCGACACAATCCTGTCCTGAAGTTTCCTGTCAATGCCGGCGTCGAATAGCGACGCCGGCATTGACGAGAAACCGTTCTGGTGACGGCCAGGGGGCTCGGCGGCGGTGTATGCCCACGCAGCGTGGTCGACCGTCGGCTAAGCTCGACGGTGGAGCGATTCGCCGAAGGGGCCCGTGCTGACTGCAGTGTGGAGACGCGACTCGGGAGGATGTCGACGTTCAGTCGGTATCCCACTTTCGTCATGTTCTTGACCGTGTCGGCGCGCGCCCTCTGAGACAGGAGGGCACTGTGAAACGCAAGAGATGGACCGTACTGGCGATCTTCGCGATGGTGGTGGCACTGTTGCCTCTCAGCGCAGCGCCGGCGGCAGGGACGGCAGGGACGTCGGTATTCATCAATGAGATCCACTATGACAACACCGGCGGTGACACAGGTGAGGCAGTGGAGGTCGCCGGACCGGCCGGCACCGACCTCACGGGGTGGAGCATCGTGCTCTACAACGGAAGCGGCGGTGCCAACTACGGTACGATCGATCTCTCGGGAACCATTCCGGATCAAATGGCGGGTTATGGCACCCTTTCGTTCCCACAAGCGAGCATCCAGAATGGCGCTCCCGACGGCCTGGCACTCGTCGACAACAGCAGCACGGTGGTCCAGTTCCTGAGCTATGAGGGGACGTTCACCGCGACCACCGGTCCGGCAGATGGCATGACCAGTACCGACATCGGCGTCTCCGAAAGCTCCTCGACGCCGGTCGGTGACTCGCTCCAACTCGTCGGCACCGGTTCGATCTACGAGGACTTCACCTGGACGGGACCGACACCCGCGACCTTCGGGGCCGTCAACACGGGGCAGACTCTTACCGCGGTGCCCGCTCCGGACGTCACGAACACGATCTACGAGATTCAGTACACGACCGGTGATGCCTCGCC
This is a stretch of genomic DNA from Actinomycetota bacterium. It encodes these proteins:
- a CDS encoding mannose-1-phosphate guanylyltransferase/mannose-6-phosphate isomerase: MTRPIIPVILAGGSGTRLWPLSRRTSPKQFTALVSPRTMLQETVERANMIEAAGAPIIVTNAAQAATVREQAPGATLIIEPVGRNTAPATALAALYSTADGTDPILLVMPADHVIKDLDAYLDAMARAIPHADAGRLVTFGIVPTAPETGYGYIEQGGSIADAYRVARFVEKPNAAIAANYIASGRYLWNSGMFVFRASRFLAELDRHRPEMLAAVRSASSRSARSNGTIRIDLESFAAIEGDSIDYAVMEQTADAVVVPLDAGWSDIGSWAALWDIGERDENDNILAGDVFALDTSGSYVRAESRLVAIAGLDDVVVIETPDAILVCSRENAQDVGRLVERLESANRPELE
- a CDS encoding MgtC/SapB family protein, with translation MDLVVFGDAGRLLVAALLSGAIGLEREVRLQAAGFRTHMLVGIGSALFTLLSLTAFGPTADPARIAAQIVTGIGFLGAGAIFKEGATVRGLTTAAGLWTVAAIGMAAGVGSLLLATVATAVVLLVLFGLRIIDARLRRRLGTNLVTVEVILDDAASFSKVWKIATKIDPSAEDVSFRRHGDTGGTMRMDVDVQRAQTLVELLATQEGVTDAEVAR
- a CDS encoding crotonase/enoyl-CoA hydratase family protein, with the protein product MDSDVIEIERKEHVATIWLNRPEKLNALNLPMWTDIPKAVQAVGDDGETRAIVIAGRGRAFTAGIDITALASFPPGTDVKRRHDLYHEIKRLQRSFTAFADSPLPVIAAIHGACIGAGVDLITATDIRLAAADALFSVRETRLGMIADVGTMQRLPKIIPAGYAAELIYTGRDVTAAEAERIGLVNHVYADSDALFTAAQDLAGSIAANSPLTIRGIKHVLRAGASRPIEEALDYVALWNAAFLNSDDFVEGLTALMERRTPNFKGE
- a CDS encoding aldo/keto reductase, which gives rise to MRYRQLGKWGLKVSEISLGAWTTYGDSVKDKQLITEITRTAYEGGVNFFDNADVYAQGQAERVMGEVLADFPRHTLVMSSKVYWSMSEDVNDRGLSRKHVRESIVKSLGRLRTDYLDLYFAHRHDDAVSMEEIVTTFSGLVDEGKVLYWGTSEWPAARIAEAVAFARGNGLHPPACEQPQYSMLYRERVESGILPEVEAAGMGMVVWSPLAGGMLTGKYDDGFPEGSRYARDEELKDWMYTEERREKAKALKPIAEEMGLTRSQLALAWVLRRPSLTSAITGATKVSQIEESLGASGVEIPAEVLEKIDTILS